In Centropristis striata isolate RG_2023a ecotype Rhode Island chromosome 5, C.striata_1.0, whole genome shotgun sequence, a single genomic region encodes these proteins:
- the sall4 gene encoding sal-like protein 4 isoform X2: MEETRVCNKCCAEFFDEAEFLEHEKNCTKSQQVVIMRDGDGNEVPEDYSQGSPDGLMSDHDESQSSSHSLSNANADHLERTEEESSMNAEDLGQHDQMDMPGSPEMTFHPSQKMQDTNVTLETMADTKVAVSQHYSNSPSLISSQEAIQAIPIILEQLVCLQQQQLQQIQLTEQIRIQVAMMTPQGLQASVGAAMDPLKALGAHLSQQLSAAAALIGKRTGSQSLSLETMKQGKLPLPTAIPTSLPGGLGSLTSKTDILKGIPDLAGRLPAQMPQSPGVMNFTGNFNGIESSKKVKTKMVNPPPEVKTGDSFYKHKCKYCGKTFGNDSALQIHLRSHTGERPFKCNICGNRFTTKGNLKVHFQRHKDKYPNIGMNPHPVPEHLDNIPTSSGIPFGMSVPMDDSNLTDIKPVLGHPAAGFHPSPVPGFKTTFDSLAGDPFPQRPSPSTSDSSPSVSSNVFGQETGVDPNQKDAKELHGALHHMNGNALIGDQSSGTAKLQQMVDGLEKRTNDPNECVICHRVLSCQSSLKMHYRTHTGERPYKCKICGRAFSTKGNLKAHYGVHRANTPLKMQHSCPICQKKFTNAVVLQQHIRMHMGGQIPNTPMPENQFEAAEAMESPFSEEKSMDTNGFEASMEEHEPELNSLKTNEAADPLPPASEEQLQKQAAPAVFSSLDVLKNLTSALALKRQSSTASESEGTSRESLSAPKEQEYQNGRSPAISDSAMSFHSSSPLNNTSSSKSPESAINEFAQSLPKPESDGGAEPSGALDLTASSSFTPKAIKEEPGMPFTNGDYVPGNMPFMRMPSSLASLEMKLPLENPLGPHGLFSSHMPQGTAMASSISSAPRRSTKQHVCHTCGKNFSSASALQIHERTHTGEKPFACNICGRAFTTKGNLKVHIGTHMWNNTSRRGQRLSLDNPMALMAMSSEAKMMPEMMQAPKELGAPPINFDQSLWNQYAAAFSGGLTMKTNEISVIQGGGVPLPGSPAGGPMIGSTGGLMKMDGSHSGLPATMAEIEKNSSDSVPKSQFPHFMEEGKIAVN, encoded by the exons ATGGAGGAGACCAGGGTCTGCAACAAGTGCTGTGCCGAATTCTTTGATGAAGCAGAATTTCTTGAGCATGAAAAGAATTGCACTAAAAGTCAGCAAGTGGTCATCATGAGAGATGGAGATGGCAACGAAGTGCCTGAGGATTATTCACAAGGCTCTCCAGACGGCCTCATGAGCGACCACGATGAAAGCCAGTCCAGCAGTCATTCCCTATCAAATGCCAATGCAGACCATCTGGAAAGAACAGAGGAAGAATCCAGCATGAATGCAGAGGATTTGGGACAGCATGATCAGATGGACATGCCTGGCAGCCCTGAGATGACTTTCCATCCCTCACAGAAAATGCAAGACACAAATGTAACTCTTGAAACAATGGCAGACACTAAAGTGGCTGTCTCCCAACATTATTCCAACAGTCCATCTCTGATCTCCTCACAGGAAGCCATACAGGCCATCCCGATAATCCTGGAGCAGTTAGTGTGCCTCCAGCAACAGCAGCTACAGCAAATCCAGCTCACAGAACAGATTCGAATCCAAGTAGCCATGATGACTCCACAGGGTCTACAGGCATCAGTGGGGGCAGCGATGGACCCACTGAAAGCCCTTGGTGCACATCTCTCACAACAGCTGTCTGCTGCAGCGGCTCTGATAGGAAAAAGAACCGGCAGTCAGAGCCTCTCTCTGGAGACAATGAAGCAAGGTAAACTACCTCTGCCCACTGCCATCCCTACCTCTCTGCCTGGAGGACTGGGGTCTTTGACTTctaaaacagacattttgaaGGGCATTCCAGACCTGGCAGGCCGTTTACCAGCACAGATGCCACAGTCTCCAGGTGTCATGAATTTCACAGGCAACTTCAATGGTATCGAGTCCTCCAaaaaagtgaagacaaaaaTGGTGAACCCTCCACCTGAGGTAAAGACTGGTGACTCGTTCTACAAGCACAAGTGTAAGTACTGTGGAAAGACCTTCGGCAACGACAGTGCTCTCCAGATTCACTTGCGCTCTCACACCGGTGAGAGGCCCTTTAAGTGTAACATTTGTGGAAACCGCTTCACAACCAAAGGAAACCTAAAAGTGCATTTCCAGCGGCATAAAGACAAGTATCCCAACATCGGCATGAACCCACATCCTGTGCCAGAGCACCTTGACAACATCCCTACCAGCAGCGGTATTCCTTTTGGCATGTCTGTGCCCATGGACGACTCAAATTTGACCGACATTAAGCCTGTGCTAGGTCATCCGGCTGCTGGCTTCCACCCGTCACCTGTACCAGGATTCAAGACAACATTTGACAGCTTAGCAGGGGACCCGTTTCCCCAGAGACCCTCCCCATCAACAAGTGATAGCTCCCCCTCTGTTTCCTCCAATGTGTTTGGCCAAGAGACGGGAGTGGATCCCAATCAGAAGGATGCTAAAGAATTGCACGGAGCACTGCATCATATGAACGGTAATGCCCTCATAGGAGACCAAAGCTCTGGAACAGCAAAACTTCAGCAGATGGTGGATGGCCTGGAAAAGAGGACCAATGACCCCAACGAGTGTGTAATCTGCCACAGGGTGCTCAGTTGCCAGAGCTCGCTCAAAATGCATTACCGAACACACACCGGCGAGAGGCCCTACAAGTGCAAAATCTGCGGCCGTGCCTTCTCCACCAAGGGGAACCTTAAGGCCCATTACGGAGTGCACAGAGCCAACACTCCTCTTAAAATGCAGCACTCGTGTCCCATCTGCCAGAAGAAGTTCACCAACGCCGTGGTTCTGCAGCAGCACATTCGTATGCACATGGGTGGGCAGATCCCCAACACCCCAATGCCAGAGAACCAGTTTGAAGCAGCAGAAGCAATGGAGTCACCTTTTTCAGAGGAGAAGTCTATGGATACCAATGGCTTTGAAGCAAGCATGGAGGAACACGAGCCAGAGCTGAACTCCCTGAAGACAAATGAGGCCGCTGATCCTCTCCCACCTGCCTCTGAGGAGCAACTGCAGAAGCAAGCAGCTCCTGCCGTGTTTTCCAGCCTTGATGTTTTGAAGAATCTCACCTCTGCTCTTGCACTGAAACGACAGAGTAGCACCGCTTCGGAAAGTGAGGGAACGTCCAGAGAATCCCTGTCGGCTCCCAAAGAGCAGGAATATCAGAATGGCCGCAGTCCTGCCATTTCTGACTCTGCCATGTCATTTCATTCCTCTTCTCCACTAAACAACACGAGTAGCAGCAAGTCTCCTGAGTCTGCTATTAATGAATTCGCCCAGAGCCTGCCCAAACCAGAGTCCGATGGTGGTGCTGAGCCAAGTGGAGCCCTCGACCTCACAGCTTCAAGCAGCTTCACCCCCAAAGCGATCAAAGAAGAGCCTGGCATGCCGTTCACAAATGGAGACTATG TTCCTGGTAACATGCCTTTTATGAGGATGCCATCAAGTCTGGCAAGTCTGGAGATGAAGCTTCCTCTGGAGAATCCCTTGGGCCCGCATGGTTTGTTCAGCTCCCATATGCCTCAGGGAACAGCAATGGCCTCCTCCATCTCATCTGCACCGCGACGATCAACCAAACAGCACGTGTGTCACACCTGCGGCAAGAACTTTTCTTCTGCCAGTGCCTTGCAGATCCACGAGCGCACTCATACAGGGGAGAAGCCATTTGCCTGCAACATCTGTGGCCGAGCTTTCACCACCAAGGGAAATCTAAAG GTGCATATTGGCACTCACATGTGGAACAACACGTCACGGCGTGGTCAGCGTCTGTCCCTGGATAACCCCATGGCGCTGATGGCAATGAGCTCTGAGGCCAAGATGATGCCCGAGATGATGCAGGCCCCCAAAGAGCTGGGTGCTCCACCAATTAACTTTGACCAGTCTCTGTGGAACCAGTATGCTGCTGCCTTTAGTGGGGGTCTGACCATGAAGACCAACGAAATTTCTGTCATCCAGGGCGGTGGCGTCCCACTGCCCGGCAGCCCCGCCGGAGGGCCTATGATCGGCTCCACCGGAGGCCTCATGAAGATGGACGGATCCCACTCTGGCTTGCCTGCCACCATGGCTGAAATTGAGAAGAACAGCTCAGACAGCGTGCCAAAGTCACAGTTCCCACATTTCATGGAGGAGGGTAAAATTGCAGTTAATTAG
- the sall4 gene encoding sal-like protein 4 isoform X1 → MSRRKQAKPQHINSDEPGSLENGIVRDDPADEIGNEVKRVRMEETRVCNKCCAEFFDEAEFLEHEKNCTKSQQVVIMRDGDGNEVPEDYSQGSPDGLMSDHDESQSSSHSLSNANADHLERTEEESSMNAEDLGQHDQMDMPGSPEMTFHPSQKMQDTNVTLETMADTKVAVSQHYSNSPSLISSQEAIQAIPIILEQLVCLQQQQLQQIQLTEQIRIQVAMMTPQGLQASVGAAMDPLKALGAHLSQQLSAAAALIGKRTGSQSLSLETMKQGKLPLPTAIPTSLPGGLGSLTSKTDILKGIPDLAGRLPAQMPQSPGVMNFTGNFNGIESSKKVKTKMVNPPPEVKTGDSFYKHKCKYCGKTFGNDSALQIHLRSHTGERPFKCNICGNRFTTKGNLKVHFQRHKDKYPNIGMNPHPVPEHLDNIPTSSGIPFGMSVPMDDSNLTDIKPVLGHPAAGFHPSPVPGFKTTFDSLAGDPFPQRPSPSTSDSSPSVSSNVFGQETGVDPNQKDAKELHGALHHMNGNALIGDQSSGTAKLQQMVDGLEKRTNDPNECVICHRVLSCQSSLKMHYRTHTGERPYKCKICGRAFSTKGNLKAHYGVHRANTPLKMQHSCPICQKKFTNAVVLQQHIRMHMGGQIPNTPMPENQFEAAEAMESPFSEEKSMDTNGFEASMEEHEPELNSLKTNEAADPLPPASEEQLQKQAAPAVFSSLDVLKNLTSALALKRQSSTASESEGTSRESLSAPKEQEYQNGRSPAISDSAMSFHSSSPLNNTSSSKSPESAINEFAQSLPKPESDGGAEPSGALDLTASSSFTPKAIKEEPGMPFTNGDYVPGNMPFMRMPSSLASLEMKLPLENPLGPHGLFSSHMPQGTAMASSISSAPRRSTKQHVCHTCGKNFSSASALQIHERTHTGEKPFACNICGRAFTTKGNLKVHIGTHMWNNTSRRGQRLSLDNPMALMAMSSEAKMMPEMMQAPKELGAPPINFDQSLWNQYAAAFSGGLTMKTNEISVIQGGGVPLPGSPAGGPMIGSTGGLMKMDGSHSGLPATMAEIEKNSSDSVPKSQFPHFMEEGKIAVN, encoded by the exons ATGTCGAGGCGCAAGCAAGCCAAACCGCAGCACATCAACTCCGACGAGCCCGGGTCGTTAGAAAATG GGATTGTTCGAGATGATCCAGCGGATGAGATTGGAAATGAAGTGAAGAGAGTCCGGATGGAGGAGACCAGGGTCTGCAACAAGTGCTGTGCCGAATTCTTTGATGAAGCAGAATTTCTTGAGCATGAAAAGAATTGCACTAAAAGTCAGCAAGTGGTCATCATGAGAGATGGAGATGGCAACGAAGTGCCTGAGGATTATTCACAAGGCTCTCCAGACGGCCTCATGAGCGACCACGATGAAAGCCAGTCCAGCAGTCATTCCCTATCAAATGCCAATGCAGACCATCTGGAAAGAACAGAGGAAGAATCCAGCATGAATGCAGAGGATTTGGGACAGCATGATCAGATGGACATGCCTGGCAGCCCTGAGATGACTTTCCATCCCTCACAGAAAATGCAAGACACAAATGTAACTCTTGAAACAATGGCAGACACTAAAGTGGCTGTCTCCCAACATTATTCCAACAGTCCATCTCTGATCTCCTCACAGGAAGCCATACAGGCCATCCCGATAATCCTGGAGCAGTTAGTGTGCCTCCAGCAACAGCAGCTACAGCAAATCCAGCTCACAGAACAGATTCGAATCCAAGTAGCCATGATGACTCCACAGGGTCTACAGGCATCAGTGGGGGCAGCGATGGACCCACTGAAAGCCCTTGGTGCACATCTCTCACAACAGCTGTCTGCTGCAGCGGCTCTGATAGGAAAAAGAACCGGCAGTCAGAGCCTCTCTCTGGAGACAATGAAGCAAGGTAAACTACCTCTGCCCACTGCCATCCCTACCTCTCTGCCTGGAGGACTGGGGTCTTTGACTTctaaaacagacattttgaaGGGCATTCCAGACCTGGCAGGCCGTTTACCAGCACAGATGCCACAGTCTCCAGGTGTCATGAATTTCACAGGCAACTTCAATGGTATCGAGTCCTCCAaaaaagtgaagacaaaaaTGGTGAACCCTCCACCTGAGGTAAAGACTGGTGACTCGTTCTACAAGCACAAGTGTAAGTACTGTGGAAAGACCTTCGGCAACGACAGTGCTCTCCAGATTCACTTGCGCTCTCACACCGGTGAGAGGCCCTTTAAGTGTAACATTTGTGGAAACCGCTTCACAACCAAAGGAAACCTAAAAGTGCATTTCCAGCGGCATAAAGACAAGTATCCCAACATCGGCATGAACCCACATCCTGTGCCAGAGCACCTTGACAACATCCCTACCAGCAGCGGTATTCCTTTTGGCATGTCTGTGCCCATGGACGACTCAAATTTGACCGACATTAAGCCTGTGCTAGGTCATCCGGCTGCTGGCTTCCACCCGTCACCTGTACCAGGATTCAAGACAACATTTGACAGCTTAGCAGGGGACCCGTTTCCCCAGAGACCCTCCCCATCAACAAGTGATAGCTCCCCCTCTGTTTCCTCCAATGTGTTTGGCCAAGAGACGGGAGTGGATCCCAATCAGAAGGATGCTAAAGAATTGCACGGAGCACTGCATCATATGAACGGTAATGCCCTCATAGGAGACCAAAGCTCTGGAACAGCAAAACTTCAGCAGATGGTGGATGGCCTGGAAAAGAGGACCAATGACCCCAACGAGTGTGTAATCTGCCACAGGGTGCTCAGTTGCCAGAGCTCGCTCAAAATGCATTACCGAACACACACCGGCGAGAGGCCCTACAAGTGCAAAATCTGCGGCCGTGCCTTCTCCACCAAGGGGAACCTTAAGGCCCATTACGGAGTGCACAGAGCCAACACTCCTCTTAAAATGCAGCACTCGTGTCCCATCTGCCAGAAGAAGTTCACCAACGCCGTGGTTCTGCAGCAGCACATTCGTATGCACATGGGTGGGCAGATCCCCAACACCCCAATGCCAGAGAACCAGTTTGAAGCAGCAGAAGCAATGGAGTCACCTTTTTCAGAGGAGAAGTCTATGGATACCAATGGCTTTGAAGCAAGCATGGAGGAACACGAGCCAGAGCTGAACTCCCTGAAGACAAATGAGGCCGCTGATCCTCTCCCACCTGCCTCTGAGGAGCAACTGCAGAAGCAAGCAGCTCCTGCCGTGTTTTCCAGCCTTGATGTTTTGAAGAATCTCACCTCTGCTCTTGCACTGAAACGACAGAGTAGCACCGCTTCGGAAAGTGAGGGAACGTCCAGAGAATCCCTGTCGGCTCCCAAAGAGCAGGAATATCAGAATGGCCGCAGTCCTGCCATTTCTGACTCTGCCATGTCATTTCATTCCTCTTCTCCACTAAACAACACGAGTAGCAGCAAGTCTCCTGAGTCTGCTATTAATGAATTCGCCCAGAGCCTGCCCAAACCAGAGTCCGATGGTGGTGCTGAGCCAAGTGGAGCCCTCGACCTCACAGCTTCAAGCAGCTTCACCCCCAAAGCGATCAAAGAAGAGCCTGGCATGCCGTTCACAAATGGAGACTATG TTCCTGGTAACATGCCTTTTATGAGGATGCCATCAAGTCTGGCAAGTCTGGAGATGAAGCTTCCTCTGGAGAATCCCTTGGGCCCGCATGGTTTGTTCAGCTCCCATATGCCTCAGGGAACAGCAATGGCCTCCTCCATCTCATCTGCACCGCGACGATCAACCAAACAGCACGTGTGTCACACCTGCGGCAAGAACTTTTCTTCTGCCAGTGCCTTGCAGATCCACGAGCGCACTCATACAGGGGAGAAGCCATTTGCCTGCAACATCTGTGGCCGAGCTTTCACCACCAAGGGAAATCTAAAG GTGCATATTGGCACTCACATGTGGAACAACACGTCACGGCGTGGTCAGCGTCTGTCCCTGGATAACCCCATGGCGCTGATGGCAATGAGCTCTGAGGCCAAGATGATGCCCGAGATGATGCAGGCCCCCAAAGAGCTGGGTGCTCCACCAATTAACTTTGACCAGTCTCTGTGGAACCAGTATGCTGCTGCCTTTAGTGGGGGTCTGACCATGAAGACCAACGAAATTTCTGTCATCCAGGGCGGTGGCGTCCCACTGCCCGGCAGCCCCGCCGGAGGGCCTATGATCGGCTCCACCGGAGGCCTCATGAAGATGGACGGATCCCACTCTGGCTTGCCTGCCACCATGGCTGAAATTGAGAAGAACAGCTCAGACAGCGTGCCAAAGTCACAGTTCCCACATTTCATGGAGGAGGGTAAAATTGCAGTTAATTAG